Genomic DNA from Candidatus Omnitrophota bacterium:
TTAGCAGCGTCGTTTACCTTAAAATAAACATCCCCTAAGTGGTCGTAGATGATAGGGTCATCCATCAGGGAAGCTGCCTTATTTAATTGCCCTATCGCCTCCTGAATTTTTCCCTGTTTAAAATAAAGCCAGCCCAGGCTGTCCACGTAAGCGCCGTTATCCGGCTGCATCTCTAATGCCTTTTTTATCATTATTTCCGCCGAATCTAAATTCTGGTTTTCCTGCACATAAAGGTAACCCAGATAATTCAGCGCCTCGGGGTAATCGGGTTTAGACTTCAGGCTCTTCTTTAATTCAGCTATGGCAAGGCCCCTCTTACGCGACTCATCATAAATACTGGCTAAATAAAAATGCGCTTCGGGGTCATCCGGCGATAAATTCAGGATTAATTTATATATATATTCTGCGTCCTGGATTTTTTTCTGCTGCAGGTAAACCAAGCCAAGGCCTTTATAAATATCAATGTTATCCGGCTCTCGCTTAGAGGCATTTTTCAGGGCGATCTCGTATTCTGCGGCCGCGGGTTCAGGCTTATTCTGCGAAGAATAAAGGAGGGCTAATATCGCGTGCGGTTCTGCTGCTTCGGGGTCAAGGCGCGTAGTCAATTCTAATTCCTTTATAGCATCCGGGATTCTATTATCCTTTATGTAAGTTGCGGCTAAGTTTAAATGGATAACCGCATTCTCATTATCTGTCTTCAGGGCTTTTTTATATTCCCGGATAGCCATACCTATATCGCCTTGCTGCTCATACATCGCTGCCATAATATAGTGGCTTAGGGTGGTGGAGGCCTTCTTATCTGAAGCATGAGCTTCATTATTTATGGATAAACAAATCAGGAAAGGCA
This window encodes:
- a CDS encoding tetratricopeptide repeat protein, with translation MYEQQGDIGMAIREYKKALKTDNENAVIHLNLAATYIKDNRIPDAIKELELTTRLDPEAAEPHAILALLYSSQNKPEPAAAEYEIALKNASKREPDNIDIYKGLGLVYLQQKKIQDAEYIYKLILNLSPDDPEAHFYLASIYDESRKRGLAIAELKKSLKSKPDYPEALNYLGYLYVQENQNLDSAEIMIKKALEMQPDNGAYVDSLGWLYFKQGKIQEAIGQLNKAASLMDDPIIYDHLGDVYFKVNDAANAKLNWEKSLKLDPKQERVKVKIEKARDGSQASTELSPKESKRDTSNRN